The genomic interval CATCGTTCACACCTCCTTCGGCCGTGGCGCCCCGGATCCCCGATCACGGAGCGCCACTCTCCACCTGTGTCGGCTGCTGGCCGGGCCAACCAACTGAGAGGGCAAGCCCGACCGGCCGGACGCTCGGCTCGGACGGACGAAGGAACATCCATCCGAAGCGCGTCCGTGACAGGAACGCTACGGAGAGCAGTGACAGCGCGTATTACCGGCGGTTATGTCTGCACCTCGATGCCGAAGCGGCGGGCCAGCACACGCAGATCGTCGGAGACGGACCGACGTTGTGCCCGGCGGACCATCGCCACCACAGAGTCGCGGGCGATCGGGTTCATCGCGAACGGTCCCGGCGCAGCGCGCTCAGCCCGGATGAACGCCACCAGGGCCTCCCGATCGGTACGCCCCGAGTCTGCCAGTGCCCGGCCGAGGTCCAACCAGTACGACTGGTGCCGGATCGACGCCCGCAACCTGTCGGGGCGTACCGTACGGGCCAGTTCGATGACCCGCCCGTGCTCGCCCGACTCGGCCGCGATCGACATCTGCCACAGCCCGATGTTGGTCGGGCCGAACCCGCATTCGTTGAAGCCCATGCCGTCGTCCGGGTCTCCGAGACCTGCCGCCTCCCGGTTGGCCTCGGCCAGGTGCGACCGGGCGTCGTCCTGCCGGCCGGCCACGGCCGACGTGAACGCGGCGGCCAGGTGGAGTTGCCCGAGAACCTGCCGGACGTCCCGGTCGGCAGCGGTCGCCTGGAGATTGCCCAGGGCGCGGTCGGCCACCCGGGCAGCGAGTTCCGGCGCCTCCATCGGCAGGGACTGGGTGCAGGCGAAGCGGATCGCGCCGATCCAGGCCGGCGAATCGGTCTGCTGCGCCGCCGCGAGGGCGACCTTCGCCGCGACGAGCGCCAGGTGCCGATAGCCGAT from Plantactinospora sp. BC1 carries:
- a CDS encoding helix-turn-helix domain-containing protein, with translation MTQTVLAGLAGVSQSYISQVEAGRRVVDRRSTLVSIAAALKVTVADLLDQPGDPTDPAKAGAADAVPAIWVALIEIEEGERRTPSRSIGELTAAIEQSAALRLRADHAAMAPLLPTLLLDAAAYGGTVLARVAYHTSTCLRHIGYRHLALVAAKVALAAAQQTDSPAWIGAIRFACTQSLPMEAPELAARVADRALGNLQATAADRDVRQVLGQLHLAAAFTSAVAGRQDDARSHLAEANREAAGLGDPDDGMGFNECGFGPTNIGLWQMSIAAESGEHGRVIELARTVRPDRLRASIRHQSYWLDLGRALADSGRTDREALVAFIRAERAAPGPFAMNPIARDSVVAMVRRAQRRSVSDDLRVLARRFGIEVQT